GCGCGCAGTTCGTCCCGACTGACATTCATGCGCCATCCGCCTCCGCTTCTCGCTGCCCGCTCATGCGTGACCCGCCTCCGCTTCTCGCTGCCCGCTCATGCAGTGGCCCTCGCCAACGCATCCTGGGCAGCCTCGGCCGCGGTGCGGATGTCGGCCTCGGTACCAGACAGGTACACCCGGCCGGTGGCGCCGATCATCCGGAAGTCGATCACCTTCACGTCGGCGGCCTTCTCGGCCTCGTTGGTGGCCAGGATCGCGTAGGACGCGGGCTGCACCTCGAGGACGAACAGGGATTCACCCGGTAGCACCATCGACCCGATCTTGTTGCGGTTGATCAGGAAGGCGTGCTGGTGATCGACGCTGGAGATGATCCGCGACGCCAGCACCTGCGGAGCCTTCGCGCTGCCGGTGTCACCACCGAGCTCGTCGAGTGCGGCATCGGCGGCTGCCTTGACCGCGCCGGTCTCGCCGTGGAACTCCAGGTAGCCGAATTGCCGCTCTACCACCAGGATTCCGGCCTTGACCTCAGCGTGCTTGAGCGCGACGTCGGTCACGCCTTCGATGTCAAGGCCGGGTGCCACCTCGATGATCTGGGCGGCCATGTTCGCCCGGGGGAGGGCACCTTTGATCCAGGTGCCCAGATACGACATCGTCTGCGGTTGCAGCCGGTCGATGAAGATGAAGGAACGCAGTTCAGCCACGAATCTACCTCTTGATCAGTTGTGCGAGTTCTTCGGCGACCAGTGCGCGCAGTTCCGCGCGCAGCGCGTCCAGCCCCAGGTCGGTCGAGCGGGACGGGTGCGACGAGCGCGGAGCGGGCCTTGTCCCGGAGGGCATTCCGTTGCGGTCGTTGGAGGCGCGCGGATATTCCGGCACCGGTGCGGTCGGCGAGTGCCACGGGTTGATGCCCGCGAAGTTGCCCATCGGAACGCCCGCGTCGCTGTTGTAGGCGATGCGGGCCCAGTTGATCAGGTTCTGCGGTTGCAGGTTCTCGCCGATCGAGCTGCGGCCGACGAATCCGGTGCCGATGGTCATCGACGGCGCCAGGTTGGTGTCCAGGCCGGAGCTGCCGGTCGAGTTGCCGACGTTGACCGACACCCGTAGTACCGGGACCTGAGCCGCGAAATCGGCGATCACCGAGGGGTTTTCGCTGTGGATGGCGGCCGAGTGTCCGGCCCCGCCGATGCGGACCACGGCCCGGGCGGCCCGGATGCCCCGCTTGGCGTCGGCCGCCGTGGTCATCCCGAGCACCGGGGAGAGCTTCTCGTGGGCCAGCATCTCCTCGGTGATCACGTCGTCGAACGGCGCGATCAGCACCTTGGTCTTCGGGGTGACCCGCAGACCGGCCTGCCCGGCGATCCAGGCCGCGTCGCGGCCGACGACGTCGGTGTTGAGGTGCCCGTCGGAGAACATGTAGGCCCGCAGCCGCCGGGCCCCGTCGTCATCGAGGATGTGCGCACCGGCGCGGGTCAGGGCGCCGCGGAGCTTGTCGGCGATCGCGTCCTCGGCGATCAGGACCGATTCGTTGGTGCACAGCACCGAGTTGTCGAAGGCCTTGCTGTCCACGATGTGCTTGGCCGCGGCGTTGATGTCGGCACTGGCCTCGACGAACACCGGCACGTTGCCGGGCCCGACTCCGAGTGCGGGATTGCCGGACGAGTAGGCCGCGCGCACCACTCCGGTGCCGCCGGTGGCCACGATGACGTCGGTGCGGTCGTCGCCCATCAGGGCCTGCACCAACGGGATCGACGGTTCCTCGACCACCTGCACGATGCCGTCCGGCGCCCCCGCCGCGACTGCCGCCTCGGCCAGCACTCGGGCCGCGTCGGCCGAACACCGTTTGGCCCGCGGGTGCGGTGCGATGACGACCGCGTTGCGGGTCATCAGCGCCAGGATGGTCTTGAAGTACACCGTGGCAACGGGATTGGTGGTCGGCGTCAACGCCAGGACCACGCCGGCCGGCCGGGGCAACTCGACGATCTTGCGGGCCTCGTCCAGCCGCGGGGACACAAAATCTTCCCCGCGGTAGTAGTCGACGATGCCCCGCGAGCACGCCCGGTTCTTGGTCACCTTGTCGGCGGCCACACCCATCCCGGTCTCGACGACGGCCTCGGTGGCGAACCGTTCGGCGTGGGCGTAGCCGGCGTCGGCCACGGCGTTGACGATGTCGGTCACCGCCGCGGCGTCGTAGTCGGCGTATGCCGCCGCGGCCCACCGGGCGCGTTCGAGCATGTGGCCGGCTTGGGCAATGTTCGTCATGAGGCTTTGCGTCCCTTCGCAGCGGTCTTGGCCCGGGCCACCGCTACCTCGAGGCGGTCCAGCACGTCTTCACAGAGCTCACGCGACAGCAACAGGCCCGGTTTGAACTGCAGCACACGGGGATCCAGGGTCGAGAAGATCGCCCACACCCCGTTCTCGTAGAGCTCGCGCATCACGAACTTGGCGCCTTCGGGGTGGTCGAACTCCAGGCCGATCACCACGCCGTTCTGCCGGATGCCCACGAACCAGTCCGGATGGTCGGCCTGGATGCTGCGCAGCCCGTGATCGAAGAGGTCGGCGATGTAGTGCACCATCGAGCGCACCTCGGGTCGGGTGGAGATCTCCAGTGTCTTCAGCGCGGCCACGCAACCGAGTTCGGCGCCACCGAAGGTGGAGATGTGGCCGAAGCCGTCCTCGTCGAGCCACTGCGCGGCGCGGTCGCTGAGCAGGGCCGCCGTGATCGGGTACATGCCGCCGGACAGGCCTTTGCCGGTCACCAGGATGTCGGGCTCGATGCCGTGTTTGGTGATGCACCACAGCTCGCCGGTGCGCATCAGGCCGGTCTGCACCTCGTCGGCGATGTAGAGGGTCCCGTGCTTCTCGGTGAGTGCCTTGACCGCCTCGAGGTATCCCGGTGCGGGAAGCGGGAATCCGTAGGTGGCGGGAATGGTCTCCATGATCACCGCGGCGACGTCACCCGGGGCGAGGACCTTCTCCATCGCCTCGACGTCGTTGAACGGCACCTGAAGGAACTCGTCGGGCTGGTCGGCCAGGAAGAACTTGGCGAACCGGTCATCGCCGGTGGCCACGGCCAGGCCGGTGTGGCCGTGGTAGGCCTTGACGATCGAGACGATCTTGCGGCGTTTGGTGGCGTGACGGGCGCTCTTGAGCGCGATGTCGATCGCCTCGCCGCCGCCGGACCCGTAGGCCACCTTCTTGATCGACGCCGGGGCGGTCTCGACCAGGCGCTGCGCCAGGGCGGTTCGGGCCACCGACGGGAAGTGGTGGTTGCCGACATCGAAATGCGTCATGCCCTCGGTAATCGCCTGCATCACTTCGGGATTGCGGTGACCGAGGTTGTAGGTCCCACCGTTGAGATGCAGATCGATCAGGCGGCGGCCGCCCATGTCCCAGAGGAAATATCCCTCGCGGCGGTCGATCACCAGATCGACACCGGTATCAGTCCAGAACTGTGTCTTGTCTGGATTCCAGAACGTCTTCGCTCGGTCCAGCACTTCGGCTTTGGATTCGAACGTGAACGTGCCGTAGTCGTACATGCGGCTCCCTTGACTAGCTACCCGGTAGCTGTGACTGGCCTCACCGTAAACGGTTGCAACCATTTGTGTCAATGGTTCAGGGAAATGCTTGCCAACGGCTTTTGGTAGTGCCAATATACGTAGGTCCCATCTGTGGCCCAGGCCACATCGGGTATTCCACTGTTACCTGGAAGGTATCCCGCTCTATGACCGATCAAGCTGTCGCACCGAGCGAAAATGCAGCTCAAGGCGTCCAACGGCTGAAACGCAACGCCGTCGGCACCGTCGGCGTCATCTTCATGGCGGTGGCTACCGCCGCCCCGATCACCGCAATGGTCGGCAACGTTCCGATCGCTGTTGGTTTCGGAAATGGTTCACACGCGCCGGCCGGCTACATCGTCGCCACCGTGGTCCTCGGCCTGTTCGCCGTCGGTTACGCGACCATGGCCAAGCACATCACCACCACCGGTGCGTTCTACGGCTACATCTCCCACGGCCTCGGCCGCATCGTCGGAATGGCCAGCGGCGGACTGATCACCATGGCTTATGTGGTGTTCGAGGCGTCGCTGATCGGCATCTTCTCGTTCTTCTTCCAGAACTTCATGCAGTCCGAGCTGGGGATCCACATTCACTGGATCATCCCCGCGCTGCTAATGCTGGCGACCAACGCGGTGCTGACCTACTTCGACGTCAACCTGACCGCCAAGGTGCTCGGTGTGTTCCTGGTGACCGAGATCGTGATGCTGGCCCTCGGTGCGGTGGCGGTGCTGTTCAAGGGTGGTGGCCCGCAGGGCTTCGCCATCGCCGAGACCATCAACCCCCTCGGTGCGTTCTCGCCTGCTGCCGGAATCGCTGGTGCCAGCGCCGGTTTGGGTCTGTTCTTCGCATTCTGGTCGTGGGTCGGGTTCGAGTCGACCGCCATGTACGGCGAGGAGTCACGGAACCCGAAGAAGATCATTCCCCGGGCCACGATGCTCAGCGTCGTCGGTGTCGGCGTGTTCTACGTGTTCGTGTCCTGGATGGCCATCGCGGGCACCGGCCCACAGCACGCCGTGGAACTCGCGCAGGACTCCGCGACGTCCTCGGAGATCTTCTTCGGCCCGGTGCGCAACACCTACGGCGAATGGGCGATCACGGTGTTCAACATCCTGCTGGTCACCGGGTCGTTCGCCTGCGGCATGGCGTTCCACAACTGCGCCTCGCGCTACCTATATGCGCTCGGGCGTGAAGGTCTGTCCAAGGGCCTGCAGAAGACCCTCGGCGCAACGCATCCCACACACGGTTCGCCCTACATCGCCTCGTTCGTCCAGAGCGGGATCGCTCTGGTGATCATCCTGGCCTTCCTGCTCGCCGGGTTGGATCCGTACGTGCACATGTACACCCTGCTGGCCATTCTCGGCACGATGGCGATCCTGATCGTGCAGTCGCTGTGCGCCTTCTCGGTGATCAGCTACTTCCACATCCGCAAGAACCACCCGGTGTCCAAGCACTGGTTCAAGACGCTGGTGGCCCCCGGCCTCGGCGGCATCGGCATGCTCTACGTGGTGTATCTGCTGTGGGAGCACAAAGATACGGCCGCGGGTACCGCTTCGGGCACCCTGCTGTTCAAGCTGACGCCGTGGATCGTGGTGGGCATCTTCGTCCTCGGTGCGGGCATGGCGACCTACTTCAAGCTGCGCGATCCGCGCCGCTACGAGTTGATCGGCCGGATCGTGTTCGAGGACAACGTTGTTCGAGACTGACGCGTTCGACCGGTAGATGGACACCTTCGAACGTCTCCTGCTGAAGTTCGTCCTCGCGTGGGCTCCCTACGGGGGTCCGCGCGAGGACGACGTCTGGCTCGAGTTCGGTATGACGGCCGATCAGCTGTGCCTGCGCTTTGCCCGGACCGTCCAGCACCTGGTCCCCAGGGCCAGTTCCCTGTCGATAGCCGACCGCTGTCTACTGGAACGGGCCTGCGTGTACCTGCGTCACCGGCGCGAACTAGCCGAACGCCGCCCGTAGATAGCCGGTTTGACTGGCCATGAAGGCTTGGGCCACCGGGGTTTTCGCCGCGATCTGATCGAACCCGTGGAAAGCGCCATACACCTGCTCGACCTGGCAGTCCACCCCCGCCGAGCGCAGCCGCTCGGCGTACGCCATGTCCTCGT
The genomic region above belongs to Mycolicibacterium sp. HK-90 and contains:
- a CDS encoding BMC domain-containing protein, which codes for MAELRSFIFIDRLQPQTMSYLGTWIKGALPRANMAAQIIEVAPGLDIEGVTDVALKHAEVKAGILVVERQFGYLEFHGETGAVKAAADAALDELGGDTGSAKAPQVLASRIISSVDHQHAFLINRNKIGSMVLPGESLFVLEVQPASYAILATNEAEKAADVKVIDFRMIGATGRVYLSGTEADIRTAAEAAQDALARATA
- a CDS encoding aldehyde dehydrogenase family protein — encoded protein: MTNIAQAGHMLERARWAAAAYADYDAAAVTDIVNAVADAGYAHAERFATEAVVETGMGVAADKVTKNRACSRGIVDYYRGEDFVSPRLDEARKIVELPRPAGVVLALTPTTNPVATVYFKTILALMTRNAVVIAPHPRAKRCSADAARVLAEAAVAAGAPDGIVQVVEEPSIPLVQALMGDDRTDVIVATGGTGVVRAAYSSGNPALGVGPGNVPVFVEASADINAAAKHIVDSKAFDNSVLCTNESVLIAEDAIADKLRGALTRAGAHILDDDGARRLRAYMFSDGHLNTDVVGRDAAWIAGQAGLRVTPKTKVLIAPFDDVITEEMLAHEKLSPVLGMTTAADAKRGIRAARAVVRIGGAGHSAAIHSENPSVIADFAAQVPVLRVSVNVGNSTGSSGLDTNLAPSMTIGTGFVGRSSIGENLQPQNLINWARIAYNSDAGVPMGNFAGINPWHSPTAPVPEYPRASNDRNGMPSGTRPAPRSSHPSRSTDLGLDALRAELRALVAEELAQLIKR
- a CDS encoding aspartate aminotransferase family protein, whose translation is MYDYGTFTFESKAEVLDRAKTFWNPDKTQFWTDTGVDLVIDRREGYFLWDMGGRRLIDLHLNGGTYNLGHRNPEVMQAITEGMTHFDVGNHHFPSVARTALAQRLVETAPASIKKVAYGSGGGEAIDIALKSARHATKRRKIVSIVKAYHGHTGLAVATGDDRFAKFFLADQPDEFLQVPFNDVEAMEKVLAPGDVAAVIMETIPATYGFPLPAPGYLEAVKALTEKHGTLYIADEVQTGLMRTGELWCITKHGIEPDILVTGKGLSGGMYPITAALLSDRAAQWLDEDGFGHISTFGGAELGCVAALKTLEISTRPEVRSMVHYIADLFDHGLRSIQADHPDWFVGIRQNGVVIGLEFDHPEGAKFVMRELYENGVWAIFSTLDPRVLQFKPGLLLSRELCEDVLDRLEVAVARAKTAAKGRKAS
- a CDS encoding APC family permease translates to MTDQAVAPSENAAQGVQRLKRNAVGTVGVIFMAVATAAPITAMVGNVPIAVGFGNGSHAPAGYIVATVVLGLFAVGYATMAKHITTTGAFYGYISHGLGRIVGMASGGLITMAYVVFEASLIGIFSFFFQNFMQSELGIHIHWIIPALLMLATNAVLTYFDVNLTAKVLGVFLVTEIVMLALGAVAVLFKGGGPQGFAIAETINPLGAFSPAAGIAGASAGLGLFFAFWSWVGFESTAMYGEESRNPKKIIPRATMLSVVGVGVFYVFVSWMAIAGTGPQHAVELAQDSATSSEIFFGPVRNTYGEWAITVFNILLVTGSFACGMAFHNCASRYLYALGREGLSKGLQKTLGATHPTHGSPYIASFVQSGIALVIILAFLLAGLDPYVHMYTLLAILGTMAILIVQSLCAFSVISYFHIRKNHPVSKHWFKTLVAPGLGGIGMLYVVYLLWEHKDTAAGTASGTLLFKLTPWIVVGIFVLGAGMATYFKLRDPRRYELIGRIVFEDNVVRD